One Bacillus amyloliquefaciens DSM 7 = ATCC 23350 DNA window includes the following coding sequences:
- the ilvC gene encoding ketol-acid reductoisomerase, producing MVKVYYNGDIKENVLAGKKVAIIGYGSQGHAHALNLKESGIDVIVGVRQGKSFTQAQEDGHQVFSVREAAAQADIIMVLLPDEQQQKVYEAEIKDELTAGKSLVFAHGFNVHFHQIVPPADVDVFLVAPKGPGHLVRRTYEQGAGVPALFAIYQDVSGEAKDTALAYAKGIGGARAGVLETTFKEETETDLFGEQAVLCGGLTALVKAGFETLTEAGYQPELAYFECLHELKLIVDLMYEEGLAGMRYSISDTAQWGDFVSGPRVVDAKVKESMKQVLTDIQNGTFAKEWIVENQVNRPRFNAINASENEHQIEKVGRQLREMMPFVKQGKKKEAVVSVAQN from the coding sequence ATGGTAAAAGTATATTATAACGGTGATATCAAAGAGAACGTATTGGCAGGTAAAAAAGTAGCGATTATCGGTTACGGTTCACAAGGTCATGCACATGCGCTGAACTTAAAAGAAAGCGGAATTGATGTTATTGTCGGCGTCAGACAAGGCAAATCATTTACACAGGCCCAAGAAGACGGTCATCAAGTATTTTCTGTAAGAGAAGCGGCTGCCCAGGCTGATATCATTATGGTTCTGCTTCCGGATGAACAGCAGCAAAAAGTATATGAAGCTGAAATCAAAGATGAATTGACAGCGGGCAAATCATTGGTATTCGCACACGGATTTAACGTCCATTTCCATCAGATCGTGCCTCCTGCTGATGTTGATGTATTCCTTGTCGCTCCAAAAGGGCCGGGACACCTTGTCAGAAGAACATATGAACAAGGCGCAGGCGTACCGGCATTGTTTGCCATCTACCAGGACGTATCAGGCGAAGCGAAAGACACGGCGCTTGCTTATGCAAAAGGAATCGGCGGAGCGCGTGCGGGGGTTCTTGAAACAACATTTAAAGAAGAAACGGAAACGGATCTGTTCGGTGAGCAGGCTGTTCTCTGCGGAGGTTTAACGGCGCTTGTCAAAGCAGGTTTTGAAACGCTGACAGAAGCCGGATACCAGCCTGAACTTGCATATTTTGAGTGTCTGCATGAACTGAAGCTGATCGTAGACTTAATGTATGAAGAAGGATTGGCAGGCATGAGATACTCAATCTCCGATACGGCTCAATGGGGAGATTTTGTATCAGGACCGCGCGTAGTCGACGCGAAGGTAAAAGAATCTATGAAACAAGTATTAACTGATATTCAAAACGGTACATTCGCAAAAGAATGGATCGTGGAAAACCAAGTGAACCGTCCTCGTTTCAATGCGATCAATGCAAGTGAAAACGAGCATCAGATTGAAAAAGTCGGCAGACAGCTTCGTGAAATGATGCCGTTTGTCAAACAAGGCAAAAAGAAGGAAGCGGTGGTCTCCGTTGCGCAAAATTAA
- the ilvN gene encoding acetolactate synthase small subunit: MKRIITLTVVNRSGVLNRITGLFTKRHYNIESITVGHTETSGVSRITFVVHVEGENDVEQLTKQLNKQIDVLKVTDITNQSIVQRELALIKVVSAPSARTEMNGIIEPFRASVVDVSRDSIVVQVTGESNKIEALIELLKPYGIKEIARTGTTAFARGTQQKASSNKTISIV; the protein is encoded by the coding sequence TTGAAACGCATTATCACATTAACGGTGGTCAACCGCTCGGGAGTATTAAACCGGATCACCGGACTGTTTACAAAAAGACACTACAATATCGAAAGCATTACTGTAGGCCACACGGAAACTAGCGGTGTTTCAAGGATTACATTTGTCGTCCATGTGGAAGGCGAAAATGACGTAGAGCAGCTGACAAAGCAGCTGAACAAACAAATTGACGTCCTGAAAGTGACGGATATCACAAACCAATCGATCGTACAGCGTGAGCTTGCATTAATTAAAGTTGTTTCCGCACCGTCGGCCAGAACGGAAATGAACGGAATTATTGAACCGTTCAGGGCTTCCGTCGTTGATGTCTCAAGAGACAGCATCGTCGTTCAGGTCACCGGCGAATCCAATAAAATCGAAGCGCTTATAGAGCTTCTCAAACCTTATGGCATTAAAGAAATCGCGAGAACAGGCACAACGGCTTTTGCGAGGGGAACCCAGCAGAAGGCGTCATCCAATAAAACAATTTCAATTGTATAA
- the ilvB gene encoding acetolactate synthase large subunit encodes MGTNVQADTLSADCTKTMNGALMLIESLKKENVEMIFGYPGGAVLPIYDKLYQSGLVHILPRHEQGAIHAAEGYARVSGKPGVVIATSGPGATNLVTGLADAMIDSLPLVVFTGQVATSVIGSDAFQEADILGITMPITKHSYQVRRPEDLPRVIKEAFHIATTGRPGPVLIDIPKDVASFEGEFRYDHEISLPGYQPVKEPNYLQIRKLVEAVSSAQKPVILAGAGVLHGKASEDLKNYAEQQQIPVAHTLLGLGGFPADHPLFLGMAGMHGTYTANMALYHCDLLISIGARFDDRVTGNLKHFAKSAKVAHIDIDPAEIGKIIETQIPVVGDSKIVLQELLKQNGKQGHSEEWKQQLSEWKEEYPLWYTDNREEGFKPQKLIEYIHQFTNGEAIVATDVGQHQMWAAQFYPFRKADKWVTSGGLGTMGFGLPAAIGAQLADRNATVVAILGDGGFQMTLQELDVIRQLNLPVKVIILNNECLGMVRQWQEIFYEERYSESKFSAQPDFVKLSEAYGITGVRISSEEEAEEELQKALSSKEPVVIDVRVAKSEKVFPMIAPGKGLHEMVGVKP; translated from the coding sequence ATGGGCACAAATGTACAGGCGGATACTCTGTCTGCCGATTGTACAAAGACAATGAACGGGGCTTTAATGCTGATTGAATCATTAAAGAAAGAAAATGTCGAAATGATCTTCGGCTATCCGGGGGGAGCCGTTCTTCCGATTTACGATAAGTTGTATCAATCAGGATTGGTTCACATCCTGCCCCGCCATGAGCAAGGTGCGATTCATGCGGCGGAAGGGTATGCGAGAGTTTCCGGGAAGCCGGGGGTTGTAATCGCTACTTCCGGACCGGGAGCGACAAACTTAGTTACCGGTCTTGCGGATGCGATGATTGATTCACTGCCGCTCGTGGTGTTTACCGGTCAGGTGGCCACTTCGGTCATCGGCAGCGACGCTTTTCAGGAAGCTGACATTTTAGGAATTACGATGCCGATTACGAAACACAGTTATCAGGTTCGCCGTCCGGAAGATCTTCCCCGTGTGATTAAAGAGGCGTTCCATATCGCCACAACAGGAAGACCGGGCCCGGTATTAATTGATATACCGAAGGATGTCGCATCATTTGAAGGGGAATTCAGGTATGATCACGAGATCAGCCTTCCGGGGTATCAGCCGGTAAAAGAGCCTAACTATCTGCAGATCCGAAAGCTCGTGGAAGCTGTCAGCAGTGCGCAAAAGCCGGTTATTTTAGCCGGAGCGGGTGTTTTGCACGGTAAAGCTTCAGAAGATTTAAAAAATTATGCTGAACAGCAGCAAATTCCCGTAGCGCACACGCTTCTCGGTCTGGGCGGTTTCCCGGCAGACCATCCGCTTTTTCTGGGGATGGCGGGGATGCACGGCACATACACAGCGAATATGGCGCTTTACCACTGTGACTTGCTGATCAGCATCGGAGCGCGGTTCGATGATCGCGTGACGGGGAACCTGAAGCATTTTGCAAAGTCCGCCAAGGTGGCGCATATCGATATTGACCCTGCCGAAATCGGAAAAATTATTGAAACGCAGATTCCGGTGGTCGGCGACAGTAAAATCGTCCTTCAGGAATTATTGAAGCAAAACGGAAAACAGGGACACTCGGAGGAATGGAAACAGCAACTTTCAGAATGGAAAGAAGAATATCCGCTTTGGTATACAGACAACAGAGAAGAGGGCTTTAAACCCCAAAAGCTGATTGAGTATATTCACCAATTCACAAACGGTGAGGCGATTGTGGCGACGGATGTCGGCCAGCATCAGATGTGGGCGGCTCAGTTTTATCCTTTCCGAAAGGCGGATAAGTGGGTGACCTCTGGAGGTCTCGGCACAATGGGCTTCGGCCTTCCGGCAGCTATCGGAGCGCAGCTGGCTGATCGTAATGCCACGGTCGTTGCAATCCTCGGAGACGGAGGTTTCCAGATGACTCTGCAGGAATTAGATGTCATCCGGCAGCTGAATCTTCCGGTTAAAGTGATTATCCTGAACAACGAATGTCTGGGCATGGTCAGACAGTGGCAGGAAATCTTCTATGAAGAACGCTATTCTGAATCCAAATTCTCGGCGCAGCCTGACTTTGTCAAATTGTCAGAAGCCTACGGCATTACAGGCGTCCGGATTTCATCGGAAGAAGAGGCGGAAGAAGAGCTGCAAAAGGCGCTTTCATCAAAAGAGCCGGTCGTTATTGACGTCCGGGTCGCCAAAAGCGAAAAAGTATTCCCGATGATTGCGCCCGGTAAAGGACTTCATGAAATGGTGGGGGTGAAACCTTGA
- a CDS encoding YfcE family phosphodiesterase, with protein sequence MKVLMISDSHGLEDELETIAKRHEDEVDLMIHCGDSELDAAHPALTPYHTVKGNCDFGGGFQDELLLDAGSKKILAVHGHLHGIKQSLLTVFYRAEELGADIVCFGHSHIAGSEVLRGKLLINPGSIRLPRVRNVKSYAILTLTESEGAMAFYDETGQELKDLRNTISF encoded by the coding sequence ATGAAAGTGCTGATGATAAGTGACAGTCACGGCCTTGAAGACGAACTGGAAACGATCGCGAAGCGGCACGAAGACGAAGTGGATCTGATGATTCATTGCGGTGATTCAGAGCTTGACGCCGCACATCCTGCGCTCACACCGTATCATACGGTGAAAGGCAACTGCGACTTTGGGGGCGGATTTCAGGACGAACTCCTGCTGGATGCCGGTTCAAAGAAAATCCTGGCCGTTCACGGACATCTTCACGGCATTAAACAGTCACTTTTAACTGTTTTTTACCGGGCGGAAGAGCTTGGAGCGGATATTGTCTGCTTCGGCCACTCGCATATTGCCGGAAGTGAAGTGCTTCGGGGCAAGCTTTTGATTAACCCGGGGAGCATCCGCCTTCCGAGAGTCCGCAATGTGAAAAGCTATGCCATTCTTACTCTCACAGAAAGTGAAGGCGCCATGGCTTTTTACGACGAAACAGGTCAGGAATTGAAGGACTTGAGGAATACAATCAGCTTTTAA
- a CDS encoding 2-isopropylmalate synthase, translated as MRKINVFDTTLRDGEQSPGVNLNAREKLAIAKQLERLGVDIIEAGFPASSRGDFLAVQEIARTIKNCSVTGLARSVKGDIDAAWEALKDGVSPRIHVFIATSDIHLKHKLKMTREEVKEKAVEMVKYAKERFPLVQWSAEDACRTELPFLSEIVEKVIDAGASVINLPDTVGYLTPAEYGNIFKYMKEHVPNISRAKLSAHCHDDLGMAVANSLSAIENGADQIECAINGIGERAGNAALEEIAVALHVRNDAYQADSSLTLHELKRTSDLVSKLTGMAVPRNKAIVGDNAFAHESGIHQDGFLKEKSTYEIISPELVGVTAEALVLGKHSGRHAFKDRLNALGFQFDSDEINKFFTMFKELTEKKKEITDDDLISLILEEKVTDKKIGYEFLSLQVHYGTSQVPTATVSLRNQENEQLIQEAATGAGSVEAVYNTLGRCIDKNIELLDYRIQSNRKGEDALAQVYVRVTVNGKESSGRGIAHDVLEASAKAYLNAVNRQLVLDCNIDGLKRQTAVGS; from the coding sequence TTGCGCAAAATTAATGTCTTCGACACGACTCTTCGTGACGGTGAACAATCTCCCGGAGTCAACCTTAATGCACGGGAGAAACTGGCGATAGCCAAGCAGCTTGAGAGACTCGGGGTGGACATTATTGAAGCGGGATTTCCCGCTTCATCCCGAGGTGATTTTTTAGCCGTGCAGGAAATCGCAAGAACGATTAAAAATTGTTCGGTAACAGGGCTTGCCCGCTCTGTCAAAGGTGACATCGATGCAGCCTGGGAAGCGCTGAAAGACGGAGTCAGCCCGCGGATTCACGTCTTTATCGCCACCTCTGACATTCATCTGAAGCATAAGCTGAAAATGACGCGGGAAGAGGTTAAGGAAAAAGCGGTTGAAATGGTGAAGTATGCAAAAGAACGCTTTCCGCTCGTTCAATGGTCAGCGGAAGATGCATGCCGAACTGAACTTCCGTTTCTGTCTGAAATCGTAGAAAAAGTGATTGATGCCGGCGCGAGCGTCATCAACCTCCCGGACACTGTAGGTTACCTGACGCCTGCTGAATACGGAAATATCTTTAAATATATGAAGGAACACGTTCCTAATATCAGCCGGGCAAAACTCTCAGCCCATTGCCACGATGACCTCGGAATGGCGGTTGCCAACTCACTTTCGGCAATTGAAAACGGGGCTGATCAAATTGAATGCGCCATTAACGGAATAGGAGAAAGAGCCGGTAACGCCGCGCTTGAGGAAATCGCCGTTGCGCTTCATGTCAGAAATGACGCGTATCAGGCTGATTCATCTCTCACCCTTCATGAGTTAAAGCGGACGAGTGATCTTGTCAGCAAACTGACGGGAATGGCCGTTCCCCGCAATAAAGCGATCGTCGGAGATAATGCTTTCGCACATGAGTCAGGTATTCACCAAGACGGTTTCCTGAAAGAGAAATCAACATATGAAATCATTTCACCGGAACTTGTAGGTGTGACTGCTGAGGCGCTCGTGCTCGGAAAGCATTCCGGACGCCACGCGTTCAAAGACCGCCTGAATGCGCTTGGATTCCAGTTTGACAGTGATGAAATCAATAAATTTTTTACGATGTTTAAAGAACTGACTGAAAAGAAGAAAGAAATCACCGATGATGACCTGATTTCTCTTATTTTAGAAGAAAAAGTGACGGACAAAAAAATCGGCTATGAATTTTTGTCTCTGCAAGTGCATTACGGGACGTCTCAGGTGCCGACTGCAACAGTCTCTTTGCGAAATCAGGAAAACGAACAGCTAATTCAAGAGGCGGCAACAGGAGCGGGCAGCGTAGAAGCCGTTTATAACACGCTCGGGCGCTGCATCGATAAAAATATTGAACTGTTGGATTACCGCATCCAGTCCAACCGGAAAGGCGAAGACGCGCTGGCTCAAGTTTATGTCAGAGTCACCGTGAACGGAAAAGAATCATCAGGGCGGGGAATCGCGCATGATGTTCTGGAAGCTTCTGCAAAAGCTTATCTGAATGCAGTGAACCGGCAATTGGTGCTGGATTGCAATATAGACGGATTAAAGAGACAGACTGCGGTCGGCTCGTAA